A stretch of the Pseudomonas sp. ACM7 genome encodes the following:
- a CDS encoding I78 family peptidase inhibitor → MPWKLASLGTLLAVALLAGCSTTSTESTTDPVTTTDTGHSRCEAKAAEFTIGKKASPELLEQARTRAGAQNARFLLPTDMVTLEYRSDRLNLNTDANRVVTRVNCG, encoded by the coding sequence ATGCCTTGGAAGCTCGCGTCATTGGGTACTTTGTTGGCAGTTGCCCTGCTGGCCGGTTGCAGCACTACCTCCACCGAGTCGACAACAGATCCTGTCACGACGACTGACACGGGTCACAGCCGTTGTGAGGCCAAGGCTGCCGAATTCACCATTGGCAAAAAGGCTTCGCCTGAACTGCTGGAGCAGGCGCGTACTCGCGCAGGCGCGCAGAATGCACGGTTCCTCTTGCCCACCGACATGGTGACCCTGGAGTACCGCTCCGATCGCCTGAACCTGAATACCGATGCCAATCGGGTCGTCACCCGTGTCAACTGCGGCTGA
- a CDS encoding cold-shock protein, with translation MSNRQTGTVKWFNDEKGFGFITPQGGGDDLFVHFKAIESDGFKSLKEGQTVSFVAEKGQKGMQAAQVRAE, from the coding sequence ATGTCTAATCGCCAAACCGGCACCGTTAAATGGTTCAACGATGAAAAAGGCTTCGGCTTCATCACTCCTCAAGGTGGCGGTGACGACCTGTTCGTACACTTCAAAGCTATCGAAAGCGACGGTTTCAAAAGCCTGAAAGAAGGCCAGACCGTTTCCTTCGTGGCTGAGAAAGGCCAAAAGGGTATGCAAGCTGCACAAGTCCGCGCTGAGTAA
- the thrS gene encoding threonine--tRNA ligase, with protein MPTITLPDGSQRSFDHPVSVAEVAASIGAGLAKATVAGKVDGKLVDASDIIGSDATLQIITPKDEEGLEIIRHSCAHLVGHAVKQLYPTAKMVIGPVIDEGFYYDIAFERPFTPDDLAAIEQRMQQLIEKDYDVIKKVTPRAEVIEVFKARGEDYKLRLVEDMPNEQAMGLYYHEEYVDMCRGPHVPNTRFLKSFKLTKLSGAYWRGDAKNEQLQRVYGTAWADKKQLAAYIQRIEEAEKRDHRKIGKRLGLFHTQEESPGMVFWHPNGWTLYQVLEQYMRKVQRDNGYLEIKTPQVVDRSLWEKSGHWANYADNMFTTQSENRDYAIKPMNCPCHVQVFNQGLKSYRELPMRLAEFGACHRNEPSGALHGIMRVRAFTQDDAHIFCTEEQMQAESAAFIKLTMDVYADFGFKDVEMKLSTRPEKRVGSDELWDRAEAALAAALDSAGLPYDLQPGEGAFYGPKIEFSLKDCLGRVWQCGTLQLDFNLPVRLGAEYVSEDNSRKHPVMLHRAILGSFERFVGILIEHYEGAFPAWLAPTQAVIMNITDKQADFAAEVEKTLNESGFRAKSDLRNEKIGFKIREHTLLKVPYLLVIGDREVEMQTVAVRTREGADLGSMPVAQFAEFLAQAVSRRGRPDSE; from the coding sequence ATGCCAACTATTACTCTTCCCGACGGCAGTCAACGTTCATTCGATCACCCGGTATCCGTAGCCGAGGTCGCCGCATCCATTGGTGCAGGTCTGGCCAAAGCCACCGTGGCCGGCAAGGTCGATGGCAAGCTGGTCGACGCCAGCGACATCATCGGCAGCGACGCTACGCTGCAAATCATTACGCCAAAGGATGAAGAGGGGCTGGAGATCATTCGCCACTCTTGCGCCCACCTGGTTGGCCATGCGGTCAAACAGCTGTACCCGACGGCCAAGATGGTCATCGGTCCGGTCATCGACGAAGGCTTCTATTACGATATCGCCTTTGAACGTCCCTTCACTCCGGACGACCTGGCCGCCATCGAACAGCGCATGCAGCAGCTGATCGAAAAAGATTACGACGTGATCAAGAAAGTCACTCCGCGCGCCGAAGTGATTGAAGTGTTCAAGGCTCGCGGCGAAGACTACAAACTGCGCCTGGTCGAAGACATGCCGAACGAACAGGCCATGGGCCTGTACTATCACGAAGAATACGTCGACATGTGCCGCGGTCCGCATGTGCCGAACACGCGCTTCCTGAAATCCTTCAAACTGACCAAGTTGTCCGGCGCCTACTGGCGTGGCGATGCCAAGAACGAGCAATTGCAGCGCGTTTACGGCACGGCATGGGCAGACAAAAAGCAGCTGGCGGCTTACATTCAGCGCATCGAAGAAGCTGAGAAACGCGATCACCGCAAGATCGGCAAGCGTCTGGGCCTGTTCCACACCCAGGAAGAGTCGCCGGGCATGGTGTTCTGGCACCCGAACGGCTGGACTCTGTACCAGGTGCTCGAGCAATACATGCGCAAGGTTCAGCGCGACAACGGTTACCTGGAGATCAAAACTCCGCAGGTCGTTGACCGCAGCCTGTGGGAGAAGTCCGGGCACTGGGCCAACTACGCCGACAACATGTTCACCACGCAGTCGGAAAACCGCGACTACGCCATCAAGCCGATGAACTGCCCTTGCCACGTGCAAGTGTTCAACCAAGGCCTGAAAAGCTACCGTGAGTTGCCAATGCGCTTGGCCGAATTCGGTGCCTGCCATCGTAATGAGCCATCGGGTGCGCTGCATGGCATCATGCGTGTGCGTGCGTTCACTCAGGACGACGCCCACATCTTTTGCACTGAAGAGCAGATGCAGGCCGAATCCGCTGCGTTCATTAAGCTGACCATGGACGTTTATGCCGACTTCGGCTTTAAAGACGTCGAGATGAAGCTGTCCACTCGTCCGGAAAAACGTGTCGGTTCCGACGAACTGTGGGATCGCGCCGAAGCGGCCCTGGCTGCAGCCCTTGATAGTGCTGGCCTGCCATATGATCTGCAGCCGGGCGAGGGTGCGTTCTACGGTCCGAAGATCGAGTTCTCGCTGAAAGATTGCCTTGGCCGCGTCTGGCAGTGTGGTACCCTTCAGCTCGATTTTAACCTGCCTGTCCGTCTGGGAGCCGAATACGTCTCTGAAGACAACAGTCGCAAGCACCCGGTGATGTTGCACCGGGCGATCCTTGGCTCCTTCGAACGTTTCGTCGGAATCCTGATCGAGCACTACGAGGGTGCATTCCCCGCGTGGCTGGCTCCGACCCAGGCAGTGATCATGAATATCACTGATAAACAGGCTGATTTCGCCGCTGAGGTTGAAAAAACTCTCAACGAAAGCGGATTTCGTGCCAAGTCTGACTTGAGAAATGAAAAGATCGGCTTTAAAATCCGCGAGCATACTTTGCTCAAGGTTCCTTATCTCTTGGTTATCGGAGATCGGGAAGTCGAGATGCAGACTGTCGCTGTGCGTACTCGTGAAGGTGCTGACCTGGGCTCGATGCCCGTCGCCCAGTTCGCCGAGTTCCTCGCTCAAGCGGTTTCCCGGCGTGGTCGCCCAGATTCGGAGTAA
- the infC gene encoding translation initiation factor IF-3: MTIKREMRQDKRAAPKAPINENISAREVRLIGAEGEQLGIVSIEDALLKAEEAKLDLVEISADAVPPVCKLMDYGKSIFEKKKQVAAAKKNQKQIQVKEIKFRPGTEEGDYQVKLRNLVRFLSDGDRAKVSLRFRGREMAHQELGMELLKRVEGDLLEYGSVEQHPKMEGRQLIMVIAPKKKK; the protein is encoded by the coding sequence ATTACTATTAAGCGTGAAATGAGACAAGATAAACGAGCTGCACCGAAGGCCCCGATCAACGAGAATATCTCGGCACGCGAGGTTCGGTTAATTGGGGCTGAAGGTGAACAGCTTGGGATTGTGTCAATTGAAGACGCGCTTCTTAAGGCTGAAGAGGCCAAACTGGATCTGGTGGAAATTTCCGCCGATGCAGTACCCCCTGTTTGCAAACTGATGGACTACGGCAAATCGATCTTCGAAAAGAAGAAGCAGGTTGCCGCGGCCAAGAAAAACCAGAAGCAGATTCAGGTTAAAGAAATCAAGTTTCGTCCAGGGACGGAGGAAGGGGATTACCAGGTAAAACTGCGCAACCTGGTACGTTTCCTGAGTGATGGGGACAGGGCCAAGGTATCCTTGCGATTCCGCGGCCGTGAGATGGCCCACCAGGAGCTGGGGATGGAACTCCTCAAGCGAGTTGAAGGTGACTTGCTCGAGTACGGTTCGGTCGAACAGCATCCTAAGATGGAAGGACGCCAACTGATCATGGTCATCGCCCCGAAAAAGAAGAAGTAA
- the rpmI gene encoding 50S ribosomal protein L35 produces the protein MPKMKTKSGAAKRFLKTANGIKHKHAFKSHILTKMSTKRKRQLRGSSLLAPCDVAKVERMLRLR, from the coding sequence ATGCCAAAAATGAAAACTAAAAGTGGTGCTGCTAAGCGGTTTCTGAAAACTGCTAACGGTATCAAGCACAAGCACGCTTTCAAGAGCCACATCCTGACTAAAATGTCGACCAAGCGTAAGCGTCAACTGCGCGGTAGCAGCTTGCTGGCACCGTGTGACGTGGCAAAAGTCGAGCGCATGCTGCGCCTTCGTTAA
- the rplT gene encoding 50S ribosomal protein L20 produces MARVKRGVIARKRHKKILKLAKGYYGARSRVFRVAKQAVIKAGQYAYRDRRQKKRQFRALWIARINAGARINGLSYSRFIAGLKKASIEIDRKVLADLAVNEKAAFAAIVEKAKATLA; encoded by the coding sequence ATGGCTCGTGTAAAGCGTGGCGTCATTGCCCGTAAACGTCACAAAAAAATTCTGAAACTTGCTAAAGGCTACTACGGCGCTCGCTCGCGCGTATTCCGTGTTGCCAAGCAAGCGGTAATCAAGGCAGGCCAATACGCCTACCGTGACCGTCGTCAGAAAAAACGTCAGTTCCGCGCTCTGTGGATCGCTCGTATCAACGCTGGTGCACGTATCAACGGTCTGTCCTACAGCCGTTTCATCGCCGGCCTGAAAAAAGCGTCCATCGAGATCGACCGTAAGGTTCTGGCTGATCTGGCAGTGAACGAAAAAGCGGCGTTTGCTGCGATTGTCGAGAAAGCTAAAGCCACCTTGGCTTAA
- the pheS gene encoding phenylalanine--tRNA ligase subunit alpha, with product MENLDALVSQALEAVQSAEDINALEQIRVHYLGKKGELTQVMKTLGNLPAEERPQVGALINVAKERVTEVLNARKALFEEADLAAKLSAESIDVTLPGRGQTSGGLHPVTRTLERIEQFFTHIGYGIAEGPEVEDDYHNFEALNIPGHHPARSMHDTFYFNANMLLRTHTSPVQVRTMESKQPPIRIVCPGRVYRSDSDITHSPMFHQVEGLLVDRDINFADLKGTIEEFLRVFFEKELAVRFRPSYFPFTEPSAEVDMECVMCSGKGCRVCKQTGWLEVMGCGMVHPNVLRMSGIDPEEFSGFAFGMGVERLAMLRYGVNDLRLFFDNDLRFLAQFR from the coding sequence ATGGAAAACCTGGATGCGCTCGTCTCTCAAGCTCTAGAGGCTGTGCAAAGCGCTGAAGATATCAATGCCCTGGAGCAAATCCGGGTTCACTACCTTGGCAAAAAGGGCGAATTGACTCAGGTGATGAAGACCCTGGGGAATTTGCCGGCAGAAGAGCGTCCGCAAGTCGGCGCACTGATCAACGTTGCCAAGGAGCGTGTCACAGAGGTTCTCAATGCGCGCAAGGCACTGTTTGAAGAGGCCGACCTGGCCGCCAAACTGTCCGCCGAGTCCATTGACGTGACCCTGCCTGGCCGTGGCCAGACCTCGGGTGGTCTGCATCCGGTTACTCGCACTCTGGAACGTATCGAGCAGTTCTTCACTCACATCGGCTACGGCATTGCCGAAGGCCCTGAGGTCGAAGACGACTACCACAACTTCGAAGCGCTCAACATCCCAGGCCATCACCCGGCCCGGTCGATGCATGACACCTTCTATTTCAATGCCAACATGTTGCTGCGCACCCATACCTCACCGGTACAGGTCCGCACCATGGAATCGAAACAGCCGCCGATCCGCATCGTCTGCCCAGGCCGTGTGTACCGTAGCGACTCCGATATCACCCACTCCCCGATGTTCCACCAGGTCGAAGGCCTGCTGGTCGACCGCGATATCAACTTCGCCGACCTGAAAGGGACCATCGAAGAGTTCCTGCGCGTGTTCTTCGAAAAAGAACTGGCCGTGCGTTTCCGCCCTTCGTACTTCCCGTTCACCGAGCCATCCGCCGAAGTCGACATGGAATGCGTGATGTGCAGCGGTAAAGGCTGCCGTGTCTGCAAACAGACTGGCTGGCTGGAAGTGATGGGCTGCGGCATGGTTCACCCGAATGTGCTGCGCATGTCCGGGATCGACCCGGAAGAGTTTTCGGGCTTTGCCTTCGGCATGGGTGTTGAACGTCTGGCCATGCTGCGTTACGGCGTGAACGACTTGCGTCTGTTCTTCGACAACGACTTGCGGTTCCTCGCGCAATTTCGCTAG
- the pheT gene encoding phenylalanine--tRNA ligase subunit beta → MKFSEQWLRGWVSPQVSRDELVARLSMAGLEVDSVTLAAGEFTGVVVGEVLSTEQHPDADKLRVCQVSNGSETFQVVCGAPNVRPGLKIPFAMIGAELPGDFKIKKAKLRGVESNGMLCSQAELQVGEGNDGLMELPADAPVGQDIREYLSLDDASIEVDLTPNRGDCLSLAGLAREVGALYAAEVTRPVVAVVPAVHDEVRSIEVLAPAACPRYLGRVIRNVDLSKPTPLWMVERLRRGDVRSIDAAVDITNYVMLELGQPLHAFDLAEINGGIRVRMAEEGEKLVLLDGQEVSLRSDTLVIADHTRALAIAGVMGGEHSGVNTATTRDVFLESAFFDQIAVAGKARSYGLHTDASHRYERGVDWQLAREAMERATGLLLEITGGEAGPIIEAVSEQHLPSIAPVTLRAQRITQMLGMEMDSAEVEQLLSGLGLKISADGAGQWRVEVPSHRFDISLEVDLIEELARLYGYNRLPVRYPQARLAPQAKAEARSDLPELRRLLVARGYQEAITYSFIDPKQFELFNPGVEPLLLANPISNDMAAMRSSLWPGLVKALQHNLNRQQDRVRLFESGLRFVGQLDGLKQEPMLAGVVCGSRLPEGWAQGRDVVDFFDVKADVEAVLGFAGALDSFTFVPGKHPALHPGQTARIEREGRLVGFVGAIHPELSKTLGLDRPVFVFELVLAEVALGKMPKFQELSRFPEVRRDLALIAATDVAANAVLDVIRENAGEWLTDLRLFDVYQGKGIDPDRKSLAVGLTWQHPSRTLNDDEVNTTTQNILTSLEQRLNATLRK, encoded by the coding sequence ATGAAATTCAGTGAACAATGGCTGCGTGGCTGGGTAAGCCCGCAGGTAAGTCGTGACGAGCTGGTTGCTCGTCTGTCGATGGCCGGTCTTGAGGTCGATAGCGTTACGCTGGCCGCCGGCGAATTCACCGGTGTGGTGGTGGGCGAGGTGCTGAGCACCGAACAGCACCCGGACGCCGACAAGTTGCGCGTTTGCCAGGTCAGCAATGGCTCGGAGACCTTCCAGGTTGTTTGCGGTGCGCCCAACGTGCGCCCGGGCCTGAAGATTCCGTTCGCCATGATCGGTGCCGAACTGCCAGGCGACTTCAAGATCAAGAAAGCCAAACTGCGTGGCGTTGAGTCTAACGGCATGCTGTGCTCCCAGGCCGAGCTGCAAGTCGGCGAAGGCAACGATGGTCTGATGGAATTGCCGGCCGATGCGCCGGTCGGTCAGGACATTCGTGAGTACCTGAGCCTGGACGACGCCAGCATCGAGGTCGACCTGACCCCGAACCGCGGCGACTGCCTGTCCCTGGCCGGTCTGGCTCGTGAAGTCGGCGCGTTGTACGCTGCTGAAGTCACCCGTCCGGTGGTTGCTGTCGTGCCAGCCGTGCACGACGAAGTGCGTTCGATCGAAGTGCTGGCGCCAGCCGCTTGCCCGCGTTACCTGGGTCGTGTGATCCGTAACGTTGACTTGTCCAAGCCAACGCCGCTGTGGATGGTCGAGCGTCTGCGTCGTGGTGACGTGCGCAGCATCGACGCTGCCGTCGACATCACCAACTACGTGATGCTGGAACTGGGTCAGCCGCTGCACGCTTTCGATCTCGCCGAAATCAACGGCGGCATCCGCGTGCGCATGGCTGAAGAAGGCGAGAAGCTGGTACTGCTCGACGGTCAGGAAGTCAGCCTGCGTAGCGATACGCTGGTGATTGCCGACCACACCCGCGCCTTGGCAATCGCCGGCGTCATGGGTGGCGAGCACAGCGGCGTCAACACCGCGACCACTCGCGATGTGTTCCTGGAAAGCGCGTTTTTCGATCAGATTGCTGTCGCTGGCAAGGCCCGTTCCTATGGCCTGCACACCGATGCCTCGCACCGCTACGAGCGTGGCGTGGACTGGCAATTGGCCCGTGAAGCCATGGAGCGCGCGACTGGCCTGCTTCTGGAAATCACTGGCGGCGAAGCTGGCCCGATCATCGAAGCCGTCAGCGAGCAGCACCTGCCGTCGATTGCGCCAGTTACTCTGCGTGCGCAACGCATCACTCAGATGCTGGGTATGGAAATGGATTCGGCCGAAGTCGAGCAACTGCTCAGCGGCTTGGGTCTGAAGATTTCTGCCGATGGGGCAGGGCAGTGGCGCGTCGAAGTGCCAAGCCATCGCTTCGACATCAGCCTGGAAGTCGATCTGATCGAAGAACTGGCTCGTCTGTATGGTTACAACCGTCTGCCGGTTCGCTACCCGCAAGCTCGTCTGGCGCCGCAGGCCAAGGCTGAGGCGCGGAGCGATCTGCCTGAGCTGCGCCGTCTGCTGGTAGCCCGTGGCTATCAGGAAGCGATTACCTACAGCTTCATCGATCCGAAACAGTTCGAGTTGTTTAATCCAGGTGTCGAACCGCTGTTGTTGGCCAACCCGATTTCGAACGACATGGCCGCCATGCGCTCGTCCCTGTGGCCAGGCCTGGTCAAGGCGCTTCAGCACAACCTGAACCGTCAGCAGGATCGGGTTCGTTTGTTCGAAAGCGGCCTGCGTTTCGTCGGTCAGCTGGACGGCCTGAAGCAAGAGCCGATGCTGGCGGGTGTTGTTTGCGGTAGTCGTCTGCCGGAAGGCTGGGCGCAAGGTCGCGATGTGGTGGACTTCTTCGACGTCAAAGCCGACGTGGAAGCGGTGCTGGGCTTCGCCGGTGCACTGGATTCATTCACTTTCGTACCGGGCAAACACCCTGCGTTGCATCCGGGTCAAACCGCGCGCATCGAACGTGAAGGTCGCTTGGTCGGTTTCGTCGGTGCTATCCACCCTGAATTGTCGAAAACCCTCGGTCTCGACCGTCCGGTCTTCGTATTCGAGCTGGTTTTGGCCGAAGTAGCGTTGGGCAAAATGCCTAAATTCCAGGAGTTATCGCGCTTTCCTGAAGTGCGTCGTGATCTGGCACTGATTGCGGCCACGGACGTTGCGGCCAATGCTGTGCTGGACGTAATCCGTGAAAATGCAGGCGAATGGCTGACAGACCTAAGGCTATTTGACGTGTATCAGGGTAAAGGCATTGATCCTGATAGAAAAAGCCTTGCAGTCGGCTTGACCTGGCAGCATCCATCGCGCACTCTTAATGACGATGAGGTGAATACCACGACGCAAAACATCCTCACCTCGCTCGAACAAAGGTTGAACGCCACGTTAAGGAAGTGA
- the ihfA gene encoding integration host factor subunit alpha, which translates to MGALTKAEMAERLYEELGLNKREAKELVELFFEEIRHALEDNEQVKLSGFGNFDLRDKRQRPGRNPKTGEEIPITARRVVTFRPGQKLKARVEAYAGTKS; encoded by the coding sequence ATGGGGGCTCTGACGAAAGCTGAGATGGCGGAACGTCTGTATGAGGAGCTGGGCCTGAATAAACGGGAGGCCAAGGAATTGGTCGAACTGTTTTTTGAGGAAATCAGGCACGCTCTTGAAGACAACGAACAAGTCAAATTGTCCGGTTTCGGCAATTTCGACCTTCGGGACAAACGCCAGCGGCCTGGCCGCAATCCGAAAACGGGTGAAGAAATCCCGATCACGGCTCGCCGTGTGGTCACCTTTCGTCCAGGGCAGAAGTTGAAGGCCCGAGTTGAGGCTTATGCTGGAACCAAGTCATAA
- a CDS encoding MerR family transcriptional regulator has translation MLEPSHNDELPVIPGKRYFTIGEVSELCAVKPHVLRYWEQEFPQLNPVKRRGNRRYYQRQDVLMIRQIRALLYDQGFTIGGARLRLSGDEAKDDTTQYKQMIRQMIAELEDVLVVLKK, from the coding sequence ATGCTGGAACCAAGTCATAACGACGAGCTACCCGTCATCCCAGGCAAACGCTACTTCACCATTGGTGAAGTCAGCGAGCTGTGTGCGGTAAAACCACACGTGCTGCGTTACTGGGAGCAGGAGTTTCCTCAACTCAACCCCGTCAAACGCCGCGGAAACCGCCGGTATTATCAGCGACAAGACGTGCTGATGATCCGGCAGATCCGCGCGCTTCTTTACGACCAGGGGTTCACCATCGGCGGTGCACGCCTGCGTTTGTCCGGCGATGAAGCCAAAGATGACACCACTCAATACAAGCAAATGATTCGGCAGATGATCGCTGAATTGGAAGATGTACTGGTTGTGCTCAAGAAATAA